Genomic window (Streptomyces yatensis):
CTCTCGGACGACCTGTGCAAGGAGCTGTCGGGCCGGATCATCAACATCCACCACAGCTTCCTCCCGAGCTTCAAGGGCGCCAAGCCGTACCACCAGGCGCATGCGCGCGGGGTCAAGCTCATCGGGGCGACGGCCCACTATGTGACCGCCGATCTCGACGAGGGCCCGATCATCGAGCAGGAGGTCGAGCGCGTCGGCCATGAGCTGACCCCGGACCAGCTGGTGGCGGTCGGCCGCGATGTCGAGTGCCAGGCGCTGGCCCGCGCCGTGAAGTGGCACAGCGAGCGCCGGGTGCTGCTCAACGGCCACCGTACGGTCGTCTTCGGCTGACCCTTCGGGACCCCCTGGAACCCTTCGGGACCCCTTGGAACCCTTCGGGACCCTTCGGCCGACTCGGAAGTCGGGCGGCTCAGAGGCGCGAGAGGGACGCGGCGGCGAAGAGGACGTCCCGGATCGCCTCGGTGTCCCCGGACAGGCCCGCGGCCGCCTCCTGGGGCGGCACATGCCCGGACGCCAGCAGGTAGAACGCCTCCTGGTCCAGGGCGATCGTCGCCACCGCCTCCTCCGGTGAGGCCACCGCCGCCGGGGAGTCCAGCGCGATGTACCAGTCGCCGCCGCCCGTGCCCTCCACCTGCAGATGGAGCGTACGGCCCGGGGTGCCCGCCTCGACCAGCCGGCGGGGCGGGGCCGCGAGCCCGGCCCGGCGCCGCTCGGCCAGTGTCCCCGGAAGCAGCCGGGCACACAGGTCGATCATGGCTCTGAGGTGGGCGGAGGCCGGTGGTTCATAGGGGTAGTCGATGGCCTCGGCGATGTCCCCGGCGTGCACCCAGCATTCGAGGGCACGGTCGAGGAACGCGTCGCGGATCGGCAGCGCGAAGTCCCCGTACGGCACGTCGAGCTCCGCGACCCCGCGCCCGGCGAAGGACACCGTACGGACCAGGGCATGGCCCTGCTCACGCCACAACTCCCGTACCGCCCCGGGCGGACCGGCCCCGTACGAGGCGCCGGGCTCGTGGTGCCAGTACGCCTCCGTACGGACCTGGGGCGAGCGGGGGGCGTCGGCGCCGAGCGGATCGGGGAGGCCGAGGGAGGCGGCGATGATGCCGTCCACGACCATCAGATGGCCGATCACCCCGGCGACGGTGGTGTCCCGGCCGGTGAGCCGCCGTCCGTCGAACCACTTCAGCCGCACCGGCGCACGCCACTCGGCCTCGCCCATGTCGCGCAGCAGCGCGTCCAGCCGGGCGGCCTCGGCGTCGTACGCACCGGCCCAGCCGGGCATGGGTATCCGGGCCGGACGGCGGCCCAGACAGCCCGCGAGCACCCGGGAGCGGAGCATCGGATCGAGGTCCAGGCTGTGCTCGGTGTGCAGCAGCCCGACGGCGTCGCGCAGCCGCAGCGCCTCCTCGGCGCAGGAGGGGCAGTGGTTGAGATGCGCCTCGACGGCGGCGGTCTCCTCCGGCGAGCACGCGGTCAGCGCCCAGGCGCCGAGCAGCGAGCGCAGCAGATCGTGCGAGAGCGGATGCGCCGCCGAGGGCGTGGGCGCCGCCAGCGGCGCGACCGGTGGTGCGGCCAGCGGCGCGACCCGTGGTGCGGCCGGGGGCGCGACCTGTGGTGCGGGCGCGGGCAGGGGCGCGGAGGCGGGCGGCTCCGGCGCCGGGTCCGGTGCCGGGTCGCGGCTCAGGGCCGGTTCCTGGCCGGGGTCCGGGGTCGGCTCCTGGTCGGGGTCGGGACCCAGGGTGGGGTCGCCCGGTTCGCGGCGAGGAGCGGGCTCCGGCTCCGGGTTCGCGGCCGGTTTCGGGGCGGGCTCCGGTGCCCGTCCCGCCGGTGTCTCGGCGGCGGTGGGCGGGCGCGGGGCGGGGATGCCGCCGTCCAGGGCGCCCGGCCAGTGGCCGCTGTCCTCGGCGGCCGACCGCGGCGGCGGTATGCGGGGTGGCCCGGCGGGGTGGGACGGCAGACCCGGATCGCTGCCCCGTCCGGGCCCGTCTCTTCCGTCCCCGTCCCCGGGGCCGGAGCTCTCGCCGTAGGCGTCGTCGTACGGGTCCGGCCCGCCGCGCCCGGTCACAGCGCCCGTCCGTAGCCGGGAGGCGAGACCGCGCGGGGCGGCTGGACATGGGCCGTGGAGAGCAGCTGGAGGCCCAGCCGGAGGCGGCGCCTGGCCTCGTCCTCGGTCACCCCGAGGGCGGCCGCGGCCTCGCGGTAGTCGCGGCGGTCGAAGTAGGCCAGTTCCAGGGCGGCCCGCAGCGGGGCGGGCATCGAGGTGACGATGTAGTCGGCACGGGCGGCCACGGACACCTCGCGGATCCGCTCCTCCAGGGCCTCGGCCGTGAGCGTGCCCCCGTCGACCGGGGCGGTCTGCGACTCGCGCAGTCGGTGCACCGCCTGGCGCTGGGTGAGCATGGCGATCCAGGCGCGCAGCGAGCCCTGCTGGGGGTCGTAGGCGTCCGGGTTCTCCCAGACGTAGCCGAAGACTTCCCGGGTGACGCGGTCGGCGGCGGTCTCGTCCTCCAGGACCCGATGTGCGAGATTATGGACAAGTGACGCGAATCGGTCATAAAGCTCGGCGAGTGCGGCCGCTTCGCCGCGTGCCAGACGCTGTTGCATCCTGCGGTCCCAGCGGGGCGGTGCGTCATTCGCCATGCGGCCCCCATTCCCGAGTCGTCCGGCCGGCCCTGCAGGCACTATGCCCACGTTCATATCGAATGTAATGCCGGTTGCTCACACAACACGCGTCCATCAGGCAAAGTGCGCGAGAAACCGGCCGCGCATGGTATTGGCGTGGTCGCTTTGCGCAGCAACGGGGAGACGAAACGCTTCGGCGCGGCATAGGGTCGTCCCTCAAGGCGTATGCCTGGGGGAGTTTCATGCGCCGACGGGCGGGCAGCCGCCCGTGAACAGCAAATTCCGGTTAGGGGCGAGCGAAGGGCTTCGGGCGCGTGACGTTGAAGGTGATGGAGGACCGGCGGGGGGAGTGGGTCGTTCTCCAGGTCTCGGGAGAGATGGACCTGGTGACCTCGCCCGCAGTCCGGCAGCACATCCACGACGCGGTCGCCGAGGGCCGCCACTGGCTGGTTCTGGACCTCTCGGAGGTTCGCTTCTGCGATTCCAGCGGGGTCGGCGTACTGATCGCGGCGCGTCGGCTGATGCGGTCGTGTTCGGGTCGGCTGCGGCTGATCCTGCCGCCGCAGGACGCCGCGCACGGGTCGCATGTGCACCGGGTGCTGGCGGCCCTGGGGGTGCGGCGGCTGTTCGACGTCTACCCCGACCTGGGAGCCGCCACGGAGCTGGACGGGGACGACGAGGAGGCGGCCGACCCGCTGTCCGCCTAGGGGCTCCGCGGGACGTGCCGCGAGGTGCGGTCGTTCATCCGCGGCTGTGCCGTCCGTCCGCCCAGGCGCGCCCGTCTGTCCGTCCAGGCGCACTCGTCCGTCCAGGCGCGTTCGTCCGCCTCCCCGTTCCAGGGCTGTTCGTGGCCCGCTCATGCCGTTCCCGTGACGCGCGGGGTCTTGGGGAAGTCGGCCCGTACGACGAAGCCGCCCTCCTCCGTGGGTCCTGCCTCCAGTGTGCCGCCCAGTAGTTGGGCGCGCTCCCGCAGCCCGACCAGGCCGTGACCGCCGCCCGGCAGCCCCGGGGCCACGGCGGAGGCGTCGGGCGGGCCATTGCGCACCTCGACCCGCAGGCCCCCTGTCTCCTCCGCTTTCTCGGCCGCCTCGTGAGCCGCGCCGTGGGCCGCTGATGGGGCCGCCTCCTCAGCCGCCGTTTGAGCCGCGCCTTCGGCCTCCGCGTCGTTCACCCGTACCGTCACCCGCGCCCCCGGCGCGTGCTTGCGGACGTTGGTCAGCGCCTCCTGGACGATGCGGAAGGCGGCCCGTTCCACCGCCTCCGGATGGCCCGGGCGCCGTGTCGCCCCGTCCGTCTCGAAGCTGACGTTCAGCGCGCTCAGTTCGATCAGCCGGGGCAGATCCGCCAGCCGGGGCTGTGGGGTCAGCTCCTCGTGGTCACCGCCCGCCGCGCGCA
Coding sequences:
- a CDS encoding STAS domain-containing protein, with protein sequence MEDRRGEWVVLQVSGEMDLVTSPAVRQHIHDAVAEGRHWLVLDLSEVRFCDSSGVGVLIAARRLMRSCSGRLRLILPPQDAAHGSHVHRVLAALGVRRLFDVYPDLGAATELDGDDEEAADPLSA
- a CDS encoding sigma-70 family RNA polymerase sigma factor; its protein translation is MANDAPPRWDRRMQQRLARGEAAALAELYDRFASLVHNLAHRVLEDETAADRVTREVFGYVWENPDAYDPQQGSLRAWIAMLTQRQAVHRLRESQTAPVDGGTLTAEALEERIREVSVAARADYIVTSMPAPLRAALELAYFDRRDYREAAAALGVTEDEARRRLRLGLQLLSTAHVQPPRAVSPPGYGRAL
- a CDS encoding zf-HC2 domain-containing protein, producing the protein MTGRGGPDPYDDAYGESSGPGDGDGRDGPGRGSDPGLPSHPAGPPRIPPPRSAAEDSGHWPGALDGGIPAPRPPTAAETPAGRAPEPAPKPAANPEPEPAPRREPGDPTLGPDPDQEPTPDPGQEPALSRDPAPDPAPEPPASAPLPAPAPQVAPPAAPRVAPLAAPPVAPLAAPTPSAAHPLSHDLLRSLLGAWALTACSPEETAAVEAHLNHCPSCAEEALRLRDAVGLLHTEHSLDLDPMLRSRVLAGCLGRRPARIPMPGWAGAYDAEAARLDALLRDMGEAEWRAPVRLKWFDGRRLTGRDTTVAGVIGHLMVVDGIIAASLGLPDPLGADAPRSPQVRTEAYWHHEPGASYGAGPPGAVRELWREQGHALVRTVSFAGRGVAELDVPYGDFALPIRDAFLDRALECWVHAGDIAEAIDYPYEPPASAHLRAMIDLCARLLPGTLAERRRAGLAAPPRRLVEAGTPGRTLHLQVEGTGGGDWYIALDSPAAVASPEEAVATIALDQEAFYLLASGHVPPQEAAAGLSGDTEAIRDVLFAAASLSRL